CCCCTTTAAAAACGCGCAGGAGACCACCAACCTGTTTGTGAAGCAGGACGCCGAGATGACCGCCGCGGGCAAGACCCCGGTATCCTGGAACTTCACCACCATGCCCTCTGAGGAATGGAAAAACGGCGTGGGCAGCGCCCTGACCGCGTATGCCGCCGGCACCGGCGACTGGAACGGCGTTGTGACCGCGTTTGTGGACGGCTGGGCCACCGAATATCAGATGGCGAACGCCGGCTAAACGGCGGCCACCGCATCGAATGCAGAAGGGGGGAGCATCCACTTGCTCCCCCCTTTTTATGAAAAAGGGACAAAAAGGAGGTATCGCGGGCGGCATGGAAAAAACGTTAAGAAAGTATTTCCCCCTGTTCGTTCTCCCCACGTTGGCGGCATTTATCATCGGTTTTATCATCCCCTTCGGCCAGGGCATCTATCTCTCGTTCTGCAAGTTCACCACGGTGAACAACGCCAAGTGGGTGGGCGTTTCCAACTATTTTACCGCGTTTCAGGACGCGACCTTTGCCCACGCGTTCTGGTTCACCATCGCCTTTGCGGTGGTGGCGACCCTGCTTATCAACCTGCTGGCCTTTATGGTGGCGCTGGTGCTGACCAGGGGCATCAAGGGCACGAACGTGTTCCGCACGATCTTTTTTATGCCCAACCTGATCGGCGGTATTGTGCTGGGCTACATCTGGCAGATCCTGATCAACTGCGTGCTCTCGCTGGTGGGCAAGCCCCTGCTGGCGCTGAACACCCCCGCGGGCTACTGGGGCCTGATCATTCTGATGGCCTGGCAGCAGGTGGGCTACATGATGATCATTTACATCGCCGGGCTGCAGAATGTTTCGCCCGACCTGCTGGAGGCCGCCCAGATCGACGGCGCAAACTCCTGGCAGAGCCTCGTGAAGGTAAAGCTGCCCATGGTGATGCCCTCCATCACCATCTGCCTGTTCCTTTCGGTGACCAACTCCTTCAAGCTGTTCGACCAGAACCTCTCGCTCACTGCGGGCGAGCCGAACCATGCCTCGGAGATGCTGGCGCTGAACATCTACAACACCTTCTACTCCCGCTCGGGGCCCCAGTGGAAGGGCATCGGCCAGGCCAAGGCCGTGATCTTTTTTGTGGTGGTGGTGGCCATTGCGCTGGTGCAGCTTAAGGCCACCCGCTCCCGGGAGGTGCAGCAATGAGCAACGTAAAACGCAAAAACGGCACCCTGTGGACCGCGCTGTTCACCCTGCTCTCGGTGCTGTATGTATACCCCATCGTGATGATCCTGCTGAACTCGTTTAAAATCGAAACGGCGATCACCACCTCCGGCGCATTCACCCTGCCCACGGCGGACACCTTTGCGGGCTTTACCAACTATGTGAACGCACTGATGGCCAAGGGCTTTTTGCAGAGCTTCGGCTACTCGCTGTTCATCACCGTGAGCTCGGTGGCGCTGATCCTGCTGTGCTGCTCGATGTGCGCGTGGTACATCACCCGGGTGAACTCGCCCATTTCCAAGGCGATGTACTACCTGTGCGTGTTCAGCATGGTGGTGCCCTTCCAGATGGTGATGTTCACCCTGTCGCAGATCTCGGACCAGCTGAAATTCAACACCCCCTGGAACCTGTGCGTGATCTACCTGGGCTTCGGCGCCGGGCTGGCGGTATTCATGTTCTGCGGGTTTGTGAAGAGCATCCCGCTGGAGATCGAGGAGGCCGCCACCATCGACGGCTGCAACCCGGTGCAGACCTACGAACACATCGTGTTCCCCATTTTGAAGCCCACCATGATCTCGGTGGCCATTCTGCAGGCCATGTGGGTGTGGAACGACTACCTGCTGCCCACCCTGGTGCTGGACATTAAAAAGTACCGCACCATCCCCATGCTGATCCAGTATTTCCGCGGCAGCTACGGCCGGGTGGAGATGGGCCCCATGATGGCCTGCATCATGCTGACCGTGCTGCCCATCATCGTGTTCTACCTGGCCTGCCAGAAATACATCATTGAGGGCGTTGTGGCCGGCGCGGTGAAGGGATGAGAGCCGCAGGGATCCTGCTGCCCCTCTCGAGCCTGGCGGGGCCCCACGGCATTGGGACCATGGGGGCCGATGCCCGCCGCTTTGTGGATTTTTTGCAGGCCGCGGGGCAGACCTACTGGCAGATGCTGCCCATCGGCCCCACCGGCTACGGCGACAGCCCGTACCAGAGCTTTTCGGCCTTTGCGGCGAACCCCTATTTCATCGACCCGGACCTGCTTGCCGCCGAGGGCCTGCTGACACGGCAGGAGATCGCGGCCTGCCAATGGGGCGCCGACCCGGAGCGGGTGGATTACGGCGCGCTGTATGCCGGGCGGCATGCCCTTCTGCGGGCCGCGGCCCGCAGGCTGGACGCAGCGGACCCAGGCTTTGCGGCATTCTGCGCGGCGAACGCCGCCTGGCTGGAGGACTACGCCCTGTTCATGGCCCTGAAGGAGGAGAACCGCCAGACGGCTTGGTTTGATTGGCCCGACCCGGTGCGGCTGCGCCAGCCCATGGCGCTGGAGCTGGCAGCGAACCGGCTGGCGGGGCGGGTGCACTACTGGAAGGCGGTGCAGTATTTGTTCTGCCGCCAGTGGGCGGACCTGAAAGCCTATGCGAACGGGCGGGGCGTGCGCATTATTGGGGACATCCCCATTTACGTTTCGCCGGATTCCAGCGACCTGTGGGCCAGCCCCGAGCTGTTCCAGGCGGACAAGAACGGCAGGCTGACCCAGGTGGCGGGCTGCCCGCCCGACGCGTTTGCCGAAAACGGCCAGCTGTGGGGCAACCCCCTGTACGACTGGGACTACCACCACGCCACGGGCTACGAGTGGTGGGGGCGGCGCCTGGCGCACGCCTGCACCGTGTACGACGTGGTGCGCATCGACCACTTCCGCGGGTTCGAGAGCTATTACGCCATTCCGGCGGGCGAGGCAACGGCCAAAAACGGGGTGTGGCGCAAGGGCCCCGGCACCGACTTTGTGAGCGCCATCCGCAAAAAGCTGCCAGCCGCCCGCATCATTGCCGAGGATCTGGGCTACCTGACGGCCGAGGTGAAGGCCCTGCTGGAGGCCAGCGGCTACCCGGGCATGAAGGTGCTGCAGTTCGCCTTTGATTCCCGCGAGGGCGGGGACTACATGCCCCACAACTACGTGCGCAACTCGGTGGCTTACACCGGCACCCACGACAACACCACCACGGCGGCCTGGCAGGACCAGGCGGCCCCGGCGGACGTGGCACTGGCGCGGCGCTATATGGCCTGCCCGGAGGGGGATCTGACGGGGGCGTTCATCCGCACGGCGCTGGCCTGCGTGAGCGACACCGCCATCATCCCGCTGCAGGATTGGCTGGGCCTGGGGGCACAGGCCCGCATGAACGTGCCCAGCCAGCCCCAGGGCAACTGGCAGTGGCGCATGGCCCCGAAGGCGCTGAGCCCAGAGCTTGGGCGGCGCATCCGGGAGCTGACCGGCCTGTACGGCAGGCTGCCCGGCAAAGAAAGCTGACCGAAGAAACAGCGGCGCCCCGGCAAAAGCCGGGGCGCTATTTTAACACGCGGATTTACAAAAAGGCGAATTTAGGACAAATAGTCCTAAGGGTTTTCACAAAGAAAAGGGCCGTCAGCTTGCGAACGGTTTCTGCTTTGCCCAAATCGTTCCAGAGGCGGGGTTTTCGGCGGATGTTCTTTTTCTTTTCACAAATCCGTGTTACAATAGAGCCTATATTGCGGAGCTGTGAGGAGTTGGATTCATGCGCACCATTGTTTGGTTTATCTATTTCTGGGGCTTTTTGCTGGTCAAATGGCCCGCGATGAACAAGGGGCTGAAAGCCCTGGAGGCGGGCGACTGGGAGACCGCCGACCGCCTGGCGGCCCGGTATGTGCCCCAGTGGGCAAACCGCCTGTTGAAGCTGGCGGGGGTGACCGTGACGGTGGAGGGCAAGGAGAACATCCCCGCCGGCCGGGCCTGCGTGTTTGCGGGCAACCACCGCAGCTATTACGACATCCCCCTGATGCTCACCCAGCTGGACGCGCCCCATGGTCTGGTGGCCAAAAAGGAGATCGCGGGCCTGCCGCTGGTGCGGGGCTGGATGCGCCTTTTGCACTGCGTGTTCCTGGACCGGGAGGACCCCCGCAAGGCGATGGCCGCGCTGAACGAGGCCATTGAAAACCTGAAAAAGGGGTATTCCATCGCCATTTTCCCGGAGGGCACCCGCAACAAGGGCGAGGAGGGCACCCTGCAAGAGTTCAAGGGCGGCGCGTTCCGCATTGCCACCAAGGCAAAGGCGCCCGTGGTGCCGGTGGCCATTACCGGCAGCCGCGATATCATGGAGAACAACCACATGTGGATGCACCCGGCCCACGTGACCATCCGCATCCTGCCCCCCATTGAAACCGAGGGCCTGACCCGCGAGGAGATCAAGGCCCTGCCTGAACGCACTGCCGAGGCGATCCGGCAGAATCTTTTACCCCAGCAGCAAGGAGGCTGACCATTCATGCCCAGCGCCCGCTATACCCTGAACATCAAACCCGAGGATCTGCAGCCGGACGTTCCCCGGGAGCTCACGAAAAAAGAAAAGCTCGCCAACTGGTGGCACTACCACTGGAAATGGGTGGCGCTTGCGCTGATTGCCCTGGGGATGGTGGGCCTGACCCTGAAGGATATCTTCGGCCAGCCCAAGCCCGATTACCGCATTGCGGTGGTGACCCGGTACAACATTGCCGAGGAAGCCACCGACCAGCTGAGCGCCGCGCTGAGCGCCTACGGGCAGGACCTGAACGGCGACGGCCAGGTGCTGGTGCAGGTGGACACCTATACCATTGACTTTACCGGTTACGCCGAGCCCAGCGAGAGCGAGGCGGCCGGCGGGGCCGCCCCGGGCGCGGAGCAGGACGCCGCCGACGTGGGCGCGGCCATGACCGATGTGGCCTCGAACTACGAGCAGGTGGCCAGCCTGACCCGCCTGACGGCCGACATTCAGGACAACCAGACCCTCATCTTTTTGCTGGACGACCCGGCGGGCTTCCAGGAGGTGGGGGGCGTGCTGGCCAGCAGCGAGGGAGCCGCGGCCCCCGACCCCAAGAGCCTGGAGGGCGTGGATTTGTTCCTGTGGGAGGACTGCCCTGCCCTGACCGGGCTGGAACTGGGGGAATACACCGACATGCTGGGCCAGAACGCGGCGCCCAGCGAGGCGCTGTTCCAGGGCTTGGCCCTGGCGCGCCGCGGCTTTGCCGAGGGCAAGGAGCTGAAAACGTACGGCGCGGAAAACGAGGCGTTTTTTAAAACCCTGATCGCGGGGGCCAAAGCACAGTGAAGCGGCGGGCCTGGCTGGACCGCCTGCTGCGCCGGACCCGCGGCGCCGAAAATGCTGCGCGGCCCCTGGCCGCGCAGCTGGATAACCCCTATACCCCCGCCTTCGGCGCGCCCCGCCGCTTTGAGGAGCTGGTGAGGCAGCAGGAAAAAGCGCCCCCGCCCTGCGGCGGGGGCGGCAGGCAAACGCACAAGTAAGCGCCCCGCGGGCCCTTTTGGGGAGGGTGGGGCGAAAGATCATAAAGAACAGGACCGGCGCTGCTTGGAACGCGCCGGTCCTGATTTTTTTACTGCGGGCAAAGCGCCCCTGTGCGCCGGGGGGCGGATCAGGCGTCTTTTTCCAGCTTTTTCAGCAGGAGGGCGCACAGGATGGCCGAGACCGCCAGAAGAAGGCCCAGGGGCCACAGGGAACCGGGGACAAAGCCGCCGTCCAGCATGGCCCGGTACCCCCAGGCCGCGGGGAACAGCCTGCCCGCCGCCCCGAACGCACGGGGGAGCAGCTCGGCCGGGAACATGATGCCGGACAGCATGATGGAGGGCAGAAAAACCAGCTGGGAAAACATGGTGAGCTTTGCCTGGCTTTTGACCGCCAGCCCCAGAACGCTGGCGACCCCCAGCGAGGCCGCGATGAAAATTGCCAGCGAGAGGATGTACAGCAGCGGGTCCCGGGGGCGCGCCGCGCCGAACAGGAGGGGGGCGGCTATGTAGAGGATGGCGCTCATGAGCAGCAGATGAACGAAGGCCGAAAGAAAGGTCGTTGCCAGCCCGAGCGAGAGGGGCACGCCGTTTGCCCGGTAGACCTTTTTGATGTCGCCGCCGTAAATTTCGGACAGGGAGGGCGGCAGGCCCACCAGCGCGCCCATGGAGACCCCCATCACGGTCATGGATTGGATCAGCGTGGCCGAGGCCCCGGGGGTGAGGGAGGTGAAAATGCCGCCCATGACGATGAAGAACAAAAGGGGGACCACATAGCAGGTGATGAGCAGTGATTTGCTGCGGATGTCCAGCCGCCACTGCAGGGCCGCCCCGTATAAAAATGCACTCATTTGCCGTTCCCTCCTGCGATATGGATGAAATTCTGCTCCAGGCTGCCGTGGTCGATGCGAACGTCCAGCACGGGGACGCCTTTTTCCCGGCAGCCCTCCAGCAACGCCAGCAGGGTGGCGGAAAGGTCGTTTGACCGGACGCTCTCTTCGCCCTGCGGGGTCTGGATGGTGATGGTGCAGCGCCCCCCCACCGCCTCGGCCAGGCCGGAAACGGGGCCCAGATATGCAATGGCGCCGCCGCTCAGGATTGCAATGCGGTCGCACAGGGCCTCCACCTCGGCCATGTCGTGGCTGGCAAGGATGATGGTCCTGCCCTGCGCTTTCAGCCTGCGGATCTGATCGTGAAGCTGGACCCGGCCCTCCACATCCAGCCCGGCGGTGGGTTCGTCCAGAAACACAATGTCCGGGTCGCCGATCAGGGCCAGGGCCAGGTGCAGCCGCCGCTTTTGCCCGGTGGAAAGCTGTACATACTGTTTTTTTGCCAGCGCATCAATGCCCAGGGCCGCAAGCATGGCGGGGTCGGCAGCGGCCCGGTTCCATTTGGAGAACAGGCGCACGGCCTCCATGGGGCGGATGTGGGCCGGAAGCGAGGACGATTGCAGCTGGATGCCCACCCGGCCGTGGACCGCAACGCGGCCCCCGTCGCAGGTGCGCAGGCCCTCGATGCATTCAAGGGTGGTGGTCTTGCCCGCGCCGTTGACGCCCAGCAGCGCGAAGATTTCGCCTTTTGCGATCTGGAGATCGAGGCCCTTCAGCACGGCGCGGCCGCCGTAGCTCTTGCGCAGGCCCTCCACCTGGATGGCACAATTCATTTTGTTCCCTCCCCCAGCGGATCATAATCCCGTGCGGAGAACCAGGCTTCCAGCGCGGGGCTGATAAAAGCGTTGGCATCCGCCAGCTTTTGCTGCCATTCCTGCGACGGGCCGGCGGGGGCCTGCGCCTCGGCCCGGTCGGAAAGCTTCATCAGGTCGGCCAGCATGGCCGTGTCGCCGCCCGTGAAGTCCAGCACCATGGCCCAATATTTCTCGGCAAAGGCCATGCCCCGTTCGCCGGCGGGGGGCACGCCTTCGGCCTGAAGGCGCAGGGCCTCGCCCATCAGCTGGCTGACCCGTTCCATCATGATTGGGGCGCTGGCATGGTCGAAACGGCGCCGGAACTGGTTCAGGGTGCGGTCGTCGAGGTGCTTGACGAGCCAGTAAAGCTCGTTTTTCATCTCAAGGTTTGCAATGATATCGGCGTACTTTTTAAAATCCACCGCCTGCATTTGCAGCACCTCGGCCCGCAGCGCCTCCAGCTGGGCCAGGGATTCGGACAGGGAGGCGAGCTTTTGGCGGATGGCGGCCGCCTGCTCGGAAAGCGCGGCGGCGACCTCTTCCGGGGTATCCAGGCCGATCAGGCGGTTTTTGATGTCGTCCAGCGAAAAGCCCAGATGCTTCATGGACAGGATCTGGTGGAGCAGGATCACGTCCCTGTCGGTATAGAGCCTGCGGCCGCCCCCGCTTTGGGCCGAGGGGGAGAGCAGGCCTTCCCGGTGGTAATATTGCAGGGTGCGCACCGAGACACCCATCTTTTTTGCGATCTCGCCCACGGTCATGTAACCCTGGGGAATCGCCCGGTCGTTTGACATATCCATCACCTCTGTGTTCTATTATGGCACGTGACCCTGCGTCACGAGCAAGCCTTTTTTATTCCTTTGCAATAAAAAATAGCCGCAGGCTATTTTTTCGGCCAGCTGCTCCGGTTGCCGCGCTGCGGCGCAGCAAGGTGCGGGGCGCTTTTGTGGCGAATTGCTGTTGTGCTGCAGGCCGGTTTATGGTATACTTTAGCGCATTAGAAGGGCAGGGAGGCACACAGGATGGACAAGCTGGACGAGGCGCGGGCGGCGATCGACAGGATCGACGCGCAGATGGCCGCGCTGTTTGAAGCGCGCATGGCGGCGGCGGCGGCGGTGGCGGCCTATAAAAAGGAACACGCGCTGCCGGTGCTGGACAGCGCCCGCGAGGCCGCGGTGGTGGAAAAGAACCTGGCCCGGCTGAAAAACAAGGAGCTGGAGCCTTTTTACGCGGCGTACCTTCGGCACCAGATGGCGCTCTCGCGCCAGTACCAGGCCCAGGTGCTGGGCCGTGACCGGGTGGCCTACCAGGGGGTGGAGGGCGCTTTTGCCCACATCGCCCTGAAAAAGCTGTTCCCCCGCGCGCAGGAGCTGCCCTGCGCCACCTGGGGCAAGGTGTTCGACGCGGTGGAGGCCGGGGACGCGGCGTATGGGGTGCTGCCCTTTGAGAACAGCCACGCGGGGGATGTTTCGGCCGTGCTGGACCTGTGCTTTGCCCACCCGGGGCTGTATGTGACCGAGGTGTGCGATCTGCCGGTGCGCCAGAACCTGCTGGGGCTGCCGGGGGCAAAGCTTTCGGACATTACAAGGGTGTGCAGCCACCCGCAGGCCATTGCCCAGAGCGAGCGGTTTTTAAAAAGCCTTTCGCTGCCCGCCGAGGACTGCCTGAACACCGCGGTGGCGGCCAAAAAGGTGGCCGAGAGCGGCGATAAGACCCTGGCGGCCATTGCCAGCGAGGAGACCGCTGCCCTGTACGGCCTGCAGGTGCTGGCGGCGGACATCAACTCGGACGGCGACAACACCACCCGCTTCATCGTGATCGGGCGGGAGCTGCCGGTCAGCGGCGACCGGTTCAGCCTGCTGTTCACGGTGGACCACAAGGCCGGAAAACTGGCCGCGGTGATCCAGGCCATCGGTGCGGCGGGCTTTAATATGGAGTGCATCAAGAGCCGCCCCATGCCGGGCGTGCCCTTTGAGTATTATTTTTACGTGGAGCTGGAGGGCCAGCCCGGTGCGCAGGGGACCAAGGCCCTGCTGAGCGAGCTGGAACGGGTGTGCAACACCCTGCGGGTGCTGGGCATTTTTACGAGGCAGTGACCATGACAAGGAGCGAAGGTATGAAATTGACCATGCGGCTGGGCGAGCGCAGCTATGACATTGTTTTAAAGCGGGGTGCGCTGGCAAATCTGGGCCAGCTGGCAAATCTGGCCCGCAAGGTGTTTATTGTGACCGACAGCGGCGTGCCCCCCGAATACGCCGCGGCAGTAAAGGCCCAGTGCGCCGAGGGCGTTATTTACACCGTGCCCCAGGGCGAGAGCAGCAAAAGCCTGAAAACCTACGAGGCGCTGCTGTGCGCCATGCTGGAGGCAGGGTTTGGCCGCGGCGACGCGGTGGTGGCTGTGGGCGGCGGCGTGGTGGGGGACCTGGCAGGCTTTGCGGCCGCCACCTACATGCGCGGCGTGGACTTTATCAACTGCCCCACCACCACCCTGGCCCAGATTGATTCCTCGATTGGAGGAAAGGTGGCGGTGGACCTGGGCCGGGCAAAGAACATCGTGGGGGCCTTTTGGCAGCCCAAGCTGGTGGTGGTGGACCCGGCCACCCTGGCCACCCTGCCCCGCCGCCATTTTGTGAACGGCCTGGCCGAGAGCGTGAAGATGAGCCTGACCAGCGACGCCGAGCTGTTCGAGCTGTTTGAAACCGGGGATGTGGACGCGGAGATCGAGACCATCATCCGCCGCAGCCTGCTGATCAAAAAGAGCGTGGTGGAGCGGGATGAGACCGAGCAGGGCCTGCGGGCGATCCTGAATTTGGGCCACACGCTGGGGCATGGCATCGAGGCGGTAAAGGGCGTGACCGGGCGGCGCAAAAACGGCCTTTACCACGGCGAATGCGTGGCGCTGGGCATGCTGCCCATGATCGAGGACAAGCGCCTGCAAAAACGGGTGCGGGCGGTGTACCGCAGGCTGGGCCTGCCCGCCCGGGTGGCTTACGACAAGCAGAAGGTGCTGGCCTATATGCTGCACGACAAAAAAGCGCGGGGCGGCCAGATCACCCTGGTGAAGGTGCCGGGCCTTGGCTGCTGGCGGCTGGACAAAGCGCCGCTGGCCGAGCTGGAACGCATCGTGATGGGGAAGTGACGAGATGAAAAACACCTTTGGCAGCGCGGTGACCGTGACCATTTTCGGCGAGAGCCACGGCCCCGCCGTGGGCGCGGTGCTGGACGGTTTGGCGGCGGGCCTGCCGGTGGACGGGGAATACATCGCCCGGCAGATGGACAAGCGCAGGGCGAAGCCCGGCGGGCTTTCCACCGCCCGCGCCGAGGCGGACCAGGTGCGCTTTTTGAGCGGGGTATGGAACGGGCGCACCACCGGCACGCCGCTGGCGCTGGTGATCGAAAACCAGAATACCCGCCCGGGCGACTACGCCGCGGGCGCGGGGCTGGCGCGGCCCGGCCACGCCGACTGGGCCGCCCATGTGAAATACGGCGGCTTTGAGGACTGGCGGGGCGGCGGCCATTTTTCCGGCCGGGTGACCGCCGCGCTGACCGCCGCGGGCGCTGTGTGCCGGGGGGTGCTGGCCGCCAAGGGCGTGCTGGCCGCCACCCACATCCGCGAGGCGGCGGGCGTGCCGGACGCGCCCTTTGCCCAAAATCCGGCGGAACTGCAAGCCCAGATCAGGGCCCTGGCGGGCGCGGAAGGCTTTCCGGTGCTCTGTGCCGGGGCGGGCGAGGAGATGCAGGCAGCCATCCGGGCGGCGGGCGCCGAGGGCGACAGCGTGGGCGGCATTTTGGAGACCGCCGTCGCCGGCCTGCCCGCCGGCATCGGCGAACCTTTTTTTGACAGTGTGGAGAGCACCCTTGCGCACCTGCTGTTCAGCGTGCCCGCGGTAAAAGGGGTGGAGTTCGGTGCGGGGTTTGGCTTTGCAGGCATGAAGGGCAGCGAGGCAAACGACCCGCTGCGGCTGGAGGACGGGCACATCACCACCGCAACGAACCACAACGGCGGGGTGAACGGGGGGGTGGCCAACGGCATGCCCCTGGTGCTGCGCAGCTGCGTGAAACCCACCCCCAGCATTTACAAGCCCCAGCGCACCGTGGATCTTGCAAGCGGCGCCGAGGGGGAGCTGCGCATCCAGGGCCGCCACGATCCCTGCATTCTGCACAGGGCCGCGGTGGTGCAGACCGCCGCGGTGTGCATCGGCCTGCTCGACCTTTGCACCCAGCGCTTCGGCACGCTGTGGCAGGCGGAATAGGGGGCGGCGCATGGAATACGGATTGATCGGCGGCGCGCTGGGGCACAGCTACTCAAAGCTCATTCACGAACAGCTGTGCGGCTATCCATATGAGCTGTGCCCCCTGCCCGCTGAGGCCGATGCCCGGGCCTTTTTGCGGGCCAGGGCCTTTAAGGCCGTGAACGTGACCATTCCCTACAAACGCCTGGCGCTGGAATGCTGCGACGAGGCCGACCCCCGGGCGGCGGCCATCGGCGCGGTGAACACCCTGGTGAACCGGGGCGGCAGGCTGTTTGGCTACAACACCGATTACGACGGGTTTTCGTACCTAGCCCGGGCCCACGGGGTGGACTTTGGGGGCCGCACCGTGCTGGTGCTGGGAACCGGCGGCACCAGCCGCACCGTGACCGCAGCGGCAAAAGCGGGCGGAGCCAAAGAGGTGCTGTATGCCAGCCGCGCGGGAGGGCCGGGGACCCTGGACTACAGCCGGGCCGCGGCCCGGCAGGAGGTGCAGGTGGTGGTGAACACCTCGCCCGCGGGCATGTACCCGGAGGTGGAGAGCTGCCTTTTGGACCCGGCGGCCTTCCCGCAGCTGGAGGCGGTGCTGGACGTGGTGTATAACCCCTTCAAGACCGAGCTGGTGCAGCGGGCCGGCGAACTGGGGGTCACGGCGGCCGGGGGCCTGGAAATGCTGGTGGCCCAGGCGGTGTATGCCGCCCGGCTTTTTACCGGGCAGGAAATACCCGAGAAGTGCATCGACCCGGTGTTCCGCAGCATTTGGGCCGACCGGGCCAATATTGTGCTGGTGGGCATGCCCAGCAGCGGCAAGACCACCATCGGCCGGATGCTGGCCAAGGCGCTGGACAAGCGCTTTGTGGACCTGGACGCGGAGATCGAACGGGCCAGCGGCCAGTCCGTGCCCTCGATTTTTGAGACCCAGGGGGAGGCGGGCTTCCGCCGGTGGGAGCAGCGGGTGACCGGGCGCTTTGCAAAGGAGAGCGGGCAGGTGCTCTCGTGCGGGGGGGGCGTGGTGAAGACCGCCACCAACGTGCGGGCGCTGCGCCGAAACGGCGTGGTGCTGTTTATCGACCGGCCGGTGGAAAAGCTGCGGGTGGGCGGCAGCCGCCCTTTGTCCACCGACCGGGCGGCGCTGGAGCGCATGGCAGCCCAGCGCGGGCCGCTTTACCGGGCGGCGGCGGACATCACGGTGGACAATTCCGGCGAGCCCTTTGCAAGGGCCGCCGCGGCCGCAAAGGAGGCAATTTGTGCGTATTTTGGTATTGAACGGCCCTAACCTGAACCTGCTGGGGGTGCGGGAGCCGGGGCTGTACGGCACGGTGGACTACGAGGGCCTGGTGGAGCTGATCCGCGCCGAGTGTGAGCGGCTGGGGATCGAGGCGGAATTTTACCAGTCCAACCACGAGGGAGATCTGGTGGACGCCATTCAAAACGCGCGGGGCCGGTGCGACGGGCTGGTGCTGAACCCCGGGGCCTACACCCACACCAGCATTGCCATTTTGGACGCGCTCAAGGCGGTGGCGCTGCCCGCCGCCGAGGTGCATATTACCGACATTGCCCAGCGGGAGCCGTTCCGGCAGGTGAGCTATGCGGGCATGGCCTGCCAGGGGCATTTTATCGGGCAGGGGCTGCAGGGGTACCTGAACGCGGTGCGGTTCATCCGCCAAACCGTCGGGGCCGAGGGTTGAACCGCCCCGCCCATCATAAACACAGAGAGGAAACGTTGACAGTATGATCATCTCCACAAAGCGGGGCACGCCCCAGGAAGAACTGCAAAAGATCGTTGCGGAATTTGAGGCGCAGGGCCTGGAAGTGACCCTGATCCGAGGCACGGACTACAACGTGTTCGGCCTGGTGGGCGACACCACCAAGATCAATGAAAAGGTAGTGGCCGCAAACCCCTGGGTGGACAGCGTGACCCGTGTGTCGGCCCCTTACA
This window of the Oscillospiraceae bacterium genome carries:
- a CDS encoding ABC transporter permease, which gives rise to MEKTLRKYFPLFVLPTLAAFIIGFIIPFGQGIYLSFCKFTTVNNAKWVGVSNYFTAFQDATFAHAFWFTIAFAVVATLLINLLAFMVALVLTRGIKGTNVFRTIFFMPNLIGGIVLGYIWQILINCVLSLVGKPLLALNTPAGYWGLIILMAWQQVGYMMIIYIAGLQNVSPDLLEAAQIDGANSWQSLVKVKLPMVMPSITICLFLSVTNSFKLFDQNLSLTAGEPNHASEMLALNIYNTFYSRSGPQWKGIGQAKAVIFFVVVVAIALVQLKATRSREVQQ
- the aroB gene encoding 3-dehydroquinate synthase — protein: MKLTMRLGERSYDIVLKRGALANLGQLANLARKVFIVTDSGVPPEYAAAVKAQCAEGVIYTVPQGESSKSLKTYEALLCAMLEAGFGRGDAVVAVGGGVVGDLAGFAAATYMRGVDFINCPTTTLAQIDSSIGGKVAVDLGRAKNIVGAFWQPKLVVVDPATLATLPRRHFVNGLAESVKMSLTSDAELFELFETGDVDAEIETIIRRSLLIKKSVVERDETEQGLRAILNLGHTLGHGIEAVKGVTGRRKNGLYHGECVALGMLPMIEDKRLQKRVRAVYRRLGLPARVAYDKQKVLAYMLHDKKARGGQITLVKVPGLGCWRLDKAPLAELERIVMGK
- a CDS encoding 1-acyl-sn-glycerol-3-phosphate acyltransferase, which codes for MRTIVWFIYFWGFLLVKWPAMNKGLKALEAGDWETADRLAARYVPQWANRLLKLAGVTVTVEGKENIPAGRACVFAGNHRSYYDIPLMLTQLDAPHGLVAKKEIAGLPLVRGWMRLLHCVFLDREDPRKAMAALNEAIENLKKGYSIAIFPEGTRNKGEEGTLQEFKGGAFRIATKAKAPVVPVAITGSRDIMENNHMWMHPAHVTIRILPPIETEGLTREEIKALPERTAEAIRQNLLPQQQGG
- a CDS encoding ABC transporter permease; translated protein: MSNVKRKNGTLWTALFTLLSVLYVYPIVMILLNSFKIETAITTSGAFTLPTADTFAGFTNYVNALMAKGFLQSFGYSLFITVSSVALILLCCSMCAWYITRVNSPISKAMYYLCVFSMVVPFQMVMFTLSQISDQLKFNTPWNLCVIYLGFGAGLAVFMFCGFVKSIPLEIEEAATIDGCNPVQTYEHIVFPILKPTMISVAILQAMWVWNDYLLPTLVLDIKKYRTIPMLIQYFRGSYGRVEMGPMMACIMLTVLPIIVFYLACQKYIIEGVVAGAVKG
- a CDS encoding ABC transporter ATP-binding protein encodes the protein MNCAIQVEGLRKSYGGRAVLKGLDLQIAKGEIFALLGVNGAGKTTTLECIEGLRTCDGGRVAVHGRVGIQLQSSSLPAHIRPMEAVRLFSKWNRAAADPAMLAALGIDALAKKQYVQLSTGQKRRLHLALALIGDPDIVFLDEPTAGLDVEGRVQLHDQIRRLKAQGRTIILASHDMAEVEALCDRIAILSGGAIAYLGPVSGLAEAVGGRCTITIQTPQGEESVRSNDLSATLLALLEGCREKGVPVLDVRIDHGSLEQNFIHIAGGNGK
- the aroC gene encoding chorismate synthase encodes the protein MKNTFGSAVTVTIFGESHGPAVGAVLDGLAAGLPVDGEYIARQMDKRRAKPGGLSTARAEADQVRFLSGVWNGRTTGTPLALVIENQNTRPGDYAAGAGLARPGHADWAAHVKYGGFEDWRGGGHFSGRVTAALTAAGAVCRGVLAAKGVLAATHIREAAGVPDAPFAQNPAELQAQIRALAGAEGFPVLCAGAGEEMQAAIRAAGAEGDSVGGILETAVAGLPAGIGEPFFDSVESTLAHLLFSVPAVKGVEFGAGFGFAGMKGSEANDPLRLEDGHITTATNHNGGVNGGVANGMPLVLRSCVKPTPSIYKPQRTVDLASGAEGELRIQGRHDPCILHRAAVVQTAAVCIGLLDLCTQRFGTLWQAE
- a CDS encoding 4-alpha-glucanotransferase: MRAAGILLPLSSLAGPHGIGTMGADARRFVDFLQAAGQTYWQMLPIGPTGYGDSPYQSFSAFAANPYFIDPDLLAAEGLLTRQEIAACQWGADPERVDYGALYAGRHALLRAAARRLDAADPGFAAFCAANAAWLEDYALFMALKEENRQTAWFDWPDPVRLRQPMALELAANRLAGRVHYWKAVQYLFCRQWADLKAYANGRGVRIIGDIPIYVSPDSSDLWASPELFQADKNGRLTQVAGCPPDAFAENGQLWGNPLYDWDYHHATGYEWWGRRLAHACTVYDVVRIDHFRGFESYYAIPAGEATAKNGVWRKGPGTDFVSAIRKKLPAARIIAEDLGYLTAEVKALLEASGYPGMKVLQFAFDSREGGDYMPHNYVRNSVAYTGTHDNTTTAAWQDQAAPADVALARRYMACPEGDLTGAFIRTALACVSDTAIIPLQDWLGLGAQARMNVPSQPQGNWQWRMAPKALSPELGRRIRELTGLYGRLPGKES